Proteins from a single region of Pithys albifrons albifrons isolate INPA30051 chromosome 10, PitAlb_v1, whole genome shotgun sequence:
- the LOC139676603 gene encoding class I histocompatibility antigen, F10 alpha chain-like, with protein sequence MSMGFLDGIPFVRYDSERGRMEPQTPWMEKGPEPGYWDGQTEINERNQHVGAASLETLLGRYNQSRGLHTWQRVYGCDLLSDGTVHGSYRYGYDGRDFISFELGSKSFVAAEGAAQVTKRRWETEGIEVKRLTNYLGHSCPEWLRKYVGYGQEALERKEPPDVHVSGKEEHGILTLSCHAYGFYPGIIGISWMKGDEIRDQETEWGGVVPNSDGTFHSWARIEALPGEWEQYRCRVEHAGMPEPGMFAWEPESIWNSTPVVVALTAIAAIIIISLMGFGVWKLQSGKRERNGYNTTPIRADA encoded by the exons ATGTCCATGGGGTTCCTGGATGGGATCCCCTTTGTGCGCTACGACAGCGAGCGGGGCCGGATGGAGCCGCAGACGCCGTGGATGGAGAAGGGACCCGAGCCGGGATATTGGGATGGACAGACTGAGATCAACGAGAGGAACCAGCACGTGggtgctgccagcctggagaCACTGCTGGGCCGGTACAACCAGAGCAGGG GTCTCCACACTTGGCAGCGGGTTTATGGCTGTGACCTCTTGTCTGACGGGACCGTTCATGGATCTTACCGGTACGGCTACGACGGGCGGGATTTCATCTCCTTTGAGCTGGGATCCAAGAGCTTCGTGGCAGCTGAAGGCGCTGCCCAGGTCACCAAGAGGAGATGGGAAACTGAAGGGATCGAGGTGAAGAGGCTGACAAATTACCTGGGGCACTCCTGTCCAGAATGGCTGCGGAAATACGTTGGATACGGGCAGGAGGCTCTGGAGCGCAAAG AGCCCCCCGATGTCCATGTCTCCGGCAAAGAAGAACACGGGATCCTGACATTGTCCTGCCACGCCTACGGATTCTACCCCGGGATCATCGGGATCAGCTGGATGAAGGGGGATGAAATCCGGGATCAGGAGACAGAGTGGGGCGGGGTCGTTCCCAACAGCGACGGCACCTTCCACAGCTGGGCCAGGATCGAGGCGCTGCCGGGGGAGTGGGAGCAGTACCGGTGCCGGGTGGAGCACGCCGGGATGCCGGAACCCGGAATGTTCGCCTGGG AGCCAGAATCCATCTGGAATTCCACCCCAGTGGTGGTCGCCCTGACCGCCATCGctgccatcatcatcatcagccTCATGGGATTCGGTGTCTGGAAGCTCCAATCTG ggaagagggagaggaatggATACAACACAACACCTATCA gAGCAGATGCTTGA